From one Sus scrofa isolate TJ Tabasco breed Duroc chromosome 9, Sscrofa11.1, whole genome shotgun sequence genomic stretch:
- the LOC100511945 gene encoding olfactory receptor 2D3-like, which yields MYLSFQCGLPFQDVVLSHSQLFISLLTLMCSQEEPSMGTENQTCVTEFILVGLSSGQRTQIPLFMVFLAIYLLTVLGNLLIIVLIHTDSRLHTPMYFFLKNLSFTDLLFSTTIVPQMLFHLLVTRKTISIAGCSIQMIFSLVAGCTESSLLAVMSYDRYVAVCKPLRYATVMTQRVCVQLTVGSWASGAFVSLVDTTFTLSLSYHGQNMINHYFCEPPALLKLASEETSKAETAIFAMGVVILLGPLSLILFSYWNIISTVIQIHAGERKLKVFCTCGSHLIVVVLFYGSTVFTYMRPNSTKMNEGDKVISVFYSVVTSMMNPFIYSLRNKDVRESFRKVLGR from the coding sequence ATGTATTTGTCCTTCCAATGTGGGCTTCCCTTTCAAGATGTGGTGCTCAGCCACAGTcaacttttcatttctctattgACGCTTATGTGTAGTCAGGAAGAACCATCAATGGGCACAGAAAACCAAACCTGTGTGACTGAATTCATCTTGGTGGGCCTGTCTTCAGGCCAGCGGACCCAGATCCCGCTGTTTATGGTATTTCTTGCCATCTACCTGCTGACCGTGCTTGGGAATCTGCTCATCATAGTGCTAATTCACACTGACTCTCGACTTCATACACCaatgtatttcttccttaaaaaccTGTCATTTACTGATCTCCTTTTCTCTACAACAATTGTCCCCCAGATGCTATTCCATTTGCTGGTAACAAGAAAGACGATTTCTATTGCTGGGTGCTCGATTCAGATGATTTTTTCCCTAGTGGCAGGGTGCACAGAAAGTTCCCTGCTGGCggtgatgtcctatgaccgctatgtggccgtCTGCAAGCCCCTGCGCTACGCCACCGTCATGACCCAGAGAGTTTGTGTTCAACTGACCGTGGGATCTTGGGCCAGTGGGGCATTTGTATCTCTAGTAGATACGACATTTACTTTAAGTCTCTCATACCACGGCCAGAACATGATTAATCATTATTTTTGTGAACCTCCAGCGCTCTTGAAGTTGGCTTCAGAAGAAACATCCAAAGCTGAGACAGCCATCTTCGCAATGGGTGTGGTGATCCTCCTTGGTCCTCTCTCCCTCATCCTTTTCTCCTACTGGAACATTATCTCCACGGTGATTCAGATACACGCAGGGGAGAGGAAGCTCAAGGTCTTTTGTACGTGTGGTTCTCATCTCATCGTTGTTGTCCTCTTCTACGGCTCAACAGTATTTACCTATATGCGTCCAAATTCCACAAAGATGAACGAGGGGGATAAGGTGATCTCTGTGTTCTACTCAGTCGTAACGTCTATGATGAACCCATTCATTTACAGCCTAAGGAACAAGGATGTTAGGGAGTCGTTCAGGAAAGTACTTGGAAGATAG
- the LOC100738816 gene encoding olfactory receptor 2D3-like, giving the protein MGEENQTHVTEFVFLGLSQDPQTQVLLFVLFLILYLLTVLGNLLIIVLIHTDSKLHTPMYFFLSNLSFADVCFSTTTVPQVLVHFLVKEKTISFAGCATQIVVLLLVGCSECVLLAVMSYDRYVAVCKPLRYATVMTRQACLQLAMGSWASGALVSLVDTTFTFQLPYQGRNVINHYFCEPPALLKLASADTHEAETAIAAMGVAILLAPVSLILVSYGNIISTVIQMQSGAGRLKAFSTCGSHLTVVVLFYGSAIFAYMRPNAKTMNERDKVISVFYSAVTPMLNPIIYSLRNKDVKGALRRVTAK; this is encoded by the coding sequence ATGGGAGAAGAAAACCAAACCCACGTGACTGAATTTGTCTTCCTGGGACTTTCACAGGATCCCCAGACACAGGTCCTGCTCTTCGTCCTTTTTCTGATCCTCTACCTTCTGACTGTGCTGGGAAATCTGCTTATCATTGTGCTCATTCACACAGACTCCAagctccacacacccatgtactttttccttagCAACTTGTCCTTTGCCGATGTCTGTTTTTCTACCACCACAGTCCCCCAGGTGCTAGTCCACTTCCTGGTAAAGGAGAAAACCATTTCCTTTGCGGGATGCGCAACACAGATAGTTGTTTTACTACTGGTTGGGTGTTCCGAGTGTGTCCTGCTGGCggtgatgtcctatgaccgctatgtggccgtCTGCAAGCCCCTGCGCTACGCCACCGTCATGACCCGACAAGCGTGTCTCCAGCTGGCCATGGGGTCCTGGGCCAGTGGCGCCCTGGTGTCTCTGGTGGACACCACCTTTACTTTCCAACTTCCCTATCAAGGACGGAACGTGATCAATCACTACTTTTGTGAGCCCCCTGCCCTCCTGAAGCTGGCTTCAGCAGACACCCACGAGGCCGAGACGGCCATCGCTGCAATGGGCGTGGCCATCCTCCTGGCTCCAGTGTCCCTCATCCTTGTCTCCTACGGGAACATCATCTCCACTGTGATCCAGATGCAGTCTGGGGCGGGGAGGCTCAAAGCTTTCTCTACCTGTGGCTCCCATCTCACTGTCGTTGTCCTCTTCTACGGCTCAGCAATATTCGCCTACATGCGGCCAAACGCCAAAACAATGAATGAACGAGATAAAGTGATCTCTGTGTTCTACTCAGCAGTgacacccatgctgaaccccaTCATTTACAGTCTCAGGAACAAGGATGTCAAAGGGGCTCTCAGGAGAGTGACTGCAAAATAG